The Phoenix dactylifera cultivar Barhee BC4 chromosome 17, palm_55x_up_171113_PBpolish2nd_filt_p, whole genome shotgun sequence genome contains a region encoding:
- the LOC103720688 gene encoding protein NRT1/ PTR FAMILY 6.3-like produces the protein MVGLPETGEPGNILSDAWDYKGRPAVRAQSGGWTSAAMILVVELNERLTTLGIAVNLVTYLTGTMHLGNAAAANTVTNFMGTSFMLCLLGGFVADTFLGRYLTIAIFAAVQASGVTILTISTAVPGLRPPACTDVGSGNCVKASAAQLGVLYLALYLTALGTGGLKSSVSGFGSDQFDETDRGEKHQMMKFFNWFFFFISLGSLLAVTVLVYIQDNLGRRWGYGLCAAAIVAGLLVFLSGTRRYRFKKLVGSPLTQIAAVVAAAWKKRALELPLDPSMLHDIDGSSGQREKNLSKKSHGEKQRLPHSKQFRFLDHAAIVVNQSTEQSKWRLSTLTDVEEVKIVIRMLPIWATTIMFWTVYAQMTTFSVSQATTMDRRIGPSFQIPPGSLTVFFVGSILLTVPVYDRIIVPISRRFNGNPHGLTPLQRIGVGLVLSILAMAAAALVEIKRLNVARSNPVTMQKGATVPLSVFWLVPQFFLVGSGEAFTYIGQLDFFLRECPKGMKTMSTGLFLSTLSLGFFVSSALVTIVHKVTGESGHGAWLADNLNRGKLYNFYWLLAVLCLVNLGVYLVAARWYVYKDGRAAAEDESMAGVELTEAEACCQA, from the exons ATGGTCGGCCTGCCTGAAACCGGCGAACCCGGCAACATCCTATCCGATGCCTGGGATTACAAGGGCCGCCCGGCCGTCCGAGCCCAATCCGGCGGCTGGACCAGCGCCGCCATGATCTTAG TGGTGGAGCTGAATGAGAGGCTGACGACCCTGGGAATAGCAGTGAACCTGGTCACCTACTTGACCGGCACCATGCACCTAGGcaacgccgccgccgccaacACCGTCACCAACTTCATGGGCACCTCCTTCATGCTCTGCCTCCTCGGCGGCTTCGTCGCCGACACCTTCCTCGGCCGCTACCTCACCATCGCCATCTTCGCCGCCGTCCAAGCCTCT GGCGTGACCATCCTGACGATCTCGACTGCGGTGCCGGGGCTGCGACCGCCGGCGTGCACCGATGTAGGATCAGGCAATTGCGTGAAGGCTTCCGCGGCGCAGCTCGGGGTGCTGTACCTGGCTCTGTACCTGACGGCGCTGGGAACCGGCGGGCTGAAATCGAGCGTGTCGGGCTTCGGCTCGGACCAGTTCGACGAGACGGACCGGGGGGAGAAGCACCAGATGATGAAGTTCTTCAActggttcttcttcttcatcagccTCGGGTCGCTGCTGGCGGTGACGGTGCTGGTGTACATCCAGGACAACCTGGGCCGGCGGTGGGGGTACGGGCTGTGCGCGGCGGCCATCGTGGCGGGGCTGCTGGTGTTCCTATCGGGGACGAGGCGGTATCGGTTCAAGAAGCTGGTGGGGAGTCCCCTGACGCAGATAGCGGCGGTGGTGGCGGCGGCGTGGAAGAAGAGGGCCCTCGAATTGCCGTTGGATCCTTCGATGCTGCATGATATCGATGGCAGCTCCGGCCAACGGGAGAAGAATCTGTCCAAGAAGAGCCATGGAGAAAAGCAGAGGCTGCCGCACTCCAAACAGTTCCG TTTCCTGGATCATGCTGCGATCGTCGTCAACCAGTCCACCGAACAGAGCAAATGGCGTTTATCAACCCTAACAGACGTGGAGGAGGTGAAAATTGTGATCCGAATGCTCCCCATCTGGGCCACCACCATCATGTTCTGGACCGTCTACGCCCAAATGACCACCTTCTCGGTGTCCCAGGCCACCACGATGGACCGCCGCATTGGACCATCCTTCCAAATTCCGCCGGGCTCCCTCACCGTCTTCTTCGTCGGCTCCATCCTCCTCACCGTCCCCGTCTACGACCGCATCATCGTCCCCATCTCCCGCCGCTTCAACGGCAATCCCCATGGCCTCACTCCGCTCCAACGCATCGGCGTGGGCCTCGTCCTCTCCATTCTAGCCATGGCGGCCGCCGCCCTCGTCGAGATCAAGCGCCTCAACGTGGCCCGGTCGAACCCGGTCACCATGCAAAAGGGAGCTACTGTTCCATTGAGCGTCTTCTGGCTGGTCCCTCAGTTCTTCTTGGTTGGGTCGGGGGAGGCTTTCACCTACATTGGCCAGTTGGACTTCTTCCTAAGGGAGTGTCCTAAGGGAATGAAGACCATGAGCACAGGGCTGTTCCTGAGCACCCTGTCATTAGGGTTTTTCGTCAGCTCGGCATTGGTGACCATCGTGCATAAGGTGACAGGGGAGAGCGGCCATGGAGCATGGCTCGCAGACAACCTGAACCGCGGGAAGCTCTACAACTTCTACTGGCTCTTGGCAGTGCTGTGCCTGGTGAACTTGGGGGTCTACTTGGTGGCGGCGAGGTGGTACGTTTACAAGGACGGCCGGGCAGCGGCGGAGGATGAAAGCATGGCCGGTGTGGAGTTGACGGAGGCAGAAGCATGCTGCCAAGCATAA